From Phaeocystidibacter marisrubri, the proteins below share one genomic window:
- a CDS encoding T9SS type B sorting domain-containing protein, whose amino-acid sequence MKRLLLIFFLPLGVFGQNLVPNGGFEPDDCNLPAWDLNDISPPWDVNEKFGYWQEMLITNFSPCSSETNSLGLQPRTGDGALGFPVYGWPASTDDAHESRGYPISPLTQTLTRGITYQISYWVKAVYRQGNMERGTNAPGVLFLYDTSSIAPNELNVLESNDALYPPDPITDYTNWTQVCMQYTAKGNEKFIILGNFRSNANTETSYLNPSSPPTETVWRWSYYSIDDLVIIPHTPLPPALPESAKICPDDEITLETYDKRPGIWDDGSTGSTRAVTSPGTYTFSYYDGACYQTDVTVVNLVNCEECHIYLPNAFSPNGDGMNDIWKPQFACEALEYQLLIVDRMGNVVFKSNDPNEGWNPIGNSGLGTYVARIQLIYDLYGERTRVEKSTEIVLLK is encoded by the coding sequence GTGAAAAGGCTCCTACTCATTTTTTTCCTCCCCCTTGGAGTGTTCGGTCAAAACTTAGTCCCCAACGGCGGTTTTGAACCGGATGATTGCAATTTACCTGCTTGGGACCTGAACGACATAAGTCCTCCTTGGGATGTAAATGAGAAATTCGGCTATTGGCAAGAAATGCTAATCACCAACTTTAGCCCTTGTTCCAGCGAAACGAACAGCTTAGGTTTACAGCCGCGAACAGGCGATGGCGCCCTGGGGTTCCCGGTTTACGGATGGCCCGCATCTACTGACGATGCGCACGAATCGAGAGGTTATCCCATCTCTCCCCTCACCCAAACATTAACTCGTGGCATCACCTATCAGATTTCCTATTGGGTGAAAGCGGTGTACCGACAAGGCAACATGGAACGCGGCACCAATGCTCCGGGAGTACTTTTCCTTTATGACACTTCTAGCATCGCCCCCAATGAATTAAACGTTTTGGAATCTAACGATGCCCTTTATCCACCAGACCCCATAACCGATTACACCAACTGGACACAGGTATGTATGCAATATACCGCCAAGGGAAATGAGAAATTTATCATCTTGGGTAACTTTAGATCCAATGCCAACACAGAAACAAGTTACCTCAACCCCAGCTCTCCTCCTACAGAAACCGTTTGGAGATGGTCCTATTACAGCATTGATGATTTAGTGATTATCCCACACACGCCTCTTCCTCCGGCTCTTCCAGAATCAGCGAAGATTTGTCCTGATGATGAGATCACGCTAGAGACCTACGACAAGCGCCCTGGTATTTGGGATGATGGATCTACAGGTTCAACCCGTGCGGTAACCTCGCCTGGCACGTATACGTTTTCATATTACGATGGAGCCTGCTATCAAACCGATGTCACGGTAGTGAATCTCGTGAATTGTGAAGAGTGCCACATCTACCTTCCCAACGCTTTTAGTCCTAATGGCGATGGTATGAATGACATTTGGAAGCCGCAATTTGCCTGTGAAGCGCTGGAATATCAACTATTAATAGTCGATCGAATGGGCAATGTCGTTTTTAAGTCTAACGACCCAAATGAAGGTTGGAATCCGATTGGCAATAGCGGACTTGGGACTTATGTAGCGCGAATTCAATTGATATATGATCTTTACGGCGAACGAACTCGTGTAGAGAAAAGTACCGAAATTGTACTCTTGAAGTAA
- a CDS encoding T9SS type B sorting domain-containing protein gives MRNTLTLLSVFFSSILIGQNLVRNPGFEPSDCPATGTTLYQNVGPWDDVYGTPDHYGPCTSPGSPTTNNNIPPRTGNGNIGLYVYGTFNSGRFNREYATGELVNTLTEGQLYRVSYYVHPVIVTTINTDAFINGPGVLFHSTKRGLEYSDATWAILDDNSIYPEDVIDNMNDWTLVCLYYRATGTERYLTLGTFRPDAEIDAEDFASATPDNGYYLIDDISVVAVDDAVLDPVAELCPDGEITLSVPSGLGGMWDDGSTETTRTITQPGQYYYGYPDGPCYRIDPVDVQLVNCTKCNVYCANAFTPNGDGKNDEWKPIFECDAIEYKLEIYDRLGNLHFETTNPDEGWMPSSSVHEGVFIAHMRMTYELYGERTYIEETNEVMVLR, from the coding sequence ATGCGGAACACGCTCACCTTACTATCTGTCTTTTTTTCTTCCATTCTCATAGGTCAAAACCTCGTGCGCAATCCGGGCTTTGAACCGTCCGATTGTCCAGCTACGGGAACCACGCTGTACCAAAATGTGGGACCATGGGATGACGTTTACGGGACTCCCGATCATTACGGTCCTTGCACCTCACCCGGAAGTCCTACCACAAACAATAACATTCCGCCGCGAACCGGAAATGGAAACATTGGACTCTATGTATATGGAACCTTTAATTCGGGTCGCTTTAACCGAGAGTATGCCACAGGTGAGCTAGTAAACACACTCACCGAAGGACAACTCTACAGAGTTTCATACTACGTCCATCCGGTGATTGTAACCACCATCAATACAGATGCTTTCATCAACGGACCTGGTGTACTCTTCCACTCCACCAAACGAGGATTGGAATATTCGGATGCCACTTGGGCAATCTTAGACGACAACAGCATCTATCCCGAAGACGTCATTGACAATATGAACGACTGGACTTTGGTGTGTTTGTACTACCGCGCAACGGGAACAGAGCGCTATCTCACCTTGGGAACCTTTCGTCCCGATGCAGAAATAGATGCAGAAGACTTTGCTTCGGCTACGCCGGATAATGGTTATTACCTCATCGACGATATCAGTGTAGTAGCCGTTGATGATGCCGTGCTTGACCCAGTTGCAGAACTTTGTCCAGATGGAGAAATCACCTTGTCCGTTCCTAGCGGTTTGGGTGGAATGTGGGATGACGGCAGTACCGAAACAACCCGAACCATTACCCAACCTGGGCAATACTATTACGGCTATCCAGACGGACCTTGTTACCGAATTGACCCAGTAGATGTACAATTGGTCAACTGTACCAAATGCAACGTGTATTGTGCCAATGCCTTCACGCCAAATGGCGATGGAAAGAACGATGAATGGAAGCCCATCTTTGAATGTGATGCGATAGAGTACAAATTGGAAATCTATGATCGATTGGGCAATTTGCACTTTGAAACGACCAACCCAGACGAGGGATGGATGCCTAGCTCCAGCGTTCACGAAGGTGTTTTTATCGCCCACATGCGGATGACCTACGAACTGTACGGAGAACGCACTTACATTGAGGAAACAAATGAGGTGATGGTATTGCGCTAA
- a CDS encoding TrmH family RNA methyltransferase, whose protein sequence is MSRFLTDARMERFDEVLNRRTCRAIPILEDTVKEQNASAAIRTLDALGFHEVHLVENDRNVSLNTSISKGSDKWLDLRKSNDMRSTLRGLKQRGYKIVATHLHKDGVDLKDLDTATPLAIVFGNEWDGISDVVEEEADAFVQIPMYGFVESYNLTVSIGIVFSHLRWKMEENNRVTPLTEEQIYTSKLQWAIRSSRSGKKVYAKWLEETGQSDLSGMLKTS, encoded by the coding sequence ATGTCGCGTTTCCTTACCGACGCACGGATGGAACGCTTTGACGAAGTATTGAATAGAAGGACGTGTAGAGCCATCCCCATCTTAGAAGACACGGTGAAGGAGCAAAATGCTTCGGCCGCCATACGGACACTAGATGCATTGGGCTTTCACGAAGTACACCTCGTAGAAAACGACCGAAATGTATCGCTAAACACCTCCATCTCTAAAGGGTCCGACAAATGGCTCGACCTTCGCAAATCGAACGACATGCGCAGTACGCTTCGGGGATTAAAGCAGCGAGGTTACAAGATTGTTGCCACCCATTTACACAAAGACGGAGTTGATCTCAAAGACTTAGATACAGCAACCCCGTTGGCCATTGTATTTGGAAATGAATGGGACGGTATCAGCGATGTAGTGGAAGAAGAAGCAGATGCCTTTGTACAAATCCCTATGTATGGGTTTGTGGAGAGTTATAACCTCACCGTATCCATCGGAATTGTCTTTTCACATTTGCGTTGGAAGATGGAAGAGAACAATCGCGTAACTCCCCTCACCGAAGAACAGATTTACACCTCCAAATTGCAATGGGCCATCCGGAGTTCCAGAAGTGGAAAAAAGGTTTACGCCAAATGGCTGGAAGAAACCGGACAAAGCGACCTCAGCGGCATGTTGAAAACCTCATAA
- the trxA gene encoding thioredoxin: MALELTAENFEATVLKSDKPVLVDFWAEWCGPCRMVGPVVEELSGEYEGKAVIGKLNVDDHQAIAMQFGIRNIPTLLVFKNGEIVDKQVGVAPKHVLAGKLDAAM; this comes from the coding sequence ATGGCTCTAGAACTCACTGCCGAAAACTTCGAAGCAACTGTATTGAAATCAGACAAGCCTGTATTGGTAGACTTTTGGGCTGAATGGTGTGGTCCTTGCCGCATGGTAGGTCCAGTAGTTGAAGAACTTTCTGGCGAATACGAAGGCAAAGCCGTTATCGGAAAACTCAACGTAGACGATCACCAAGCAATCGCTATGCAATTCGGTATCCGCAATATCCCTACTCTTCTTGTATTCAAGAATGGTGAGATTGTGGACAAGCAAGTAGGCGTTGCTCCTAAGCACGTTCTTGCTGGCAAGCTTGACGCTGCCATGTAA
- a CDS encoding cation:proton antiporter, giving the protein MDRFKLLPVLLLSPLTVLGSHGDPYASDFLAIFFLLVGAALGAYLARKLNQPPVLGELIIGMVVGAALYQMGDAVAIAIRHNSEIEHVLHAHTADVTWEEAVHIGLEEAHLRPEMEAQLTEVLLQSDYRNIDMHARYTLLFSSMGVILLLFMVGLEIKTTEMVGMGRPAFILAIMGVILPFALGFLVSKLLFADMDTNTAIFIGATLGATSIGITARVFKDANALHLKESKLVLGAAVIDDILGLILLAIVTGLISSGGLDVTNILIILGKAVGFLIAIFLFEKYAIQWVINKFAIIARERTFLFFPISLLFFLAWSADAIGLATIVGAFAAGMVIQEKYFNNIKLDHQSIEDLVSPIEELFAPVFFVMMGFQVDIMSFMNTDVILLGLAMTAVAIIGKVAAGFFTEKGQNKWLIGVGLVPRGEVGLIFASIGKTTGVLDDHLFAVIIMVVILTTLLTPPMLMGIIKKMKA; this is encoded by the coding sequence ATGGACAGATTCAAACTACTCCCCGTACTACTGCTGTCTCCTCTAACCGTGCTCGGTTCACATGGCGACCCTTACGCATCAGATTTCTTAGCTATTTTCTTCTTACTCGTTGGCGCTGCACTAGGGGCCTACCTGGCAAGAAAACTCAACCAACCACCTGTCTTGGGCGAGTTAATTATCGGTATGGTGGTGGGTGCCGCTCTGTACCAAATGGGCGATGCTGTGGCCATTGCCATTCGGCACAATTCTGAAATTGAACACGTACTTCATGCCCACACAGCTGATGTAACTTGGGAAGAGGCCGTTCACATCGGATTGGAGGAAGCTCATCTTCGTCCAGAGATGGAGGCTCAACTCACCGAAGTCCTCCTGCAAAGTGACTATCGAAACATCGATATGCACGCGAGATATACCTTGCTCTTCTCCTCAATGGGAGTCATACTACTCTTATTCATGGTTGGACTGGAGATAAAAACCACCGAAATGGTGGGCATGGGTAGACCCGCCTTTATACTGGCCATCATGGGGGTAATCCTGCCCTTCGCCCTTGGGTTTCTGGTCTCCAAGCTCCTGTTTGCCGACATGGACACCAACACGGCCATCTTCATTGGAGCCACATTAGGGGCCACCAGCATTGGCATTACAGCTCGGGTCTTTAAAGACGCAAATGCCCTACACCTAAAAGAATCCAAACTCGTATTGGGAGCTGCCGTCATTGATGATATTCTTGGTCTAATACTCTTGGCGATTGTAACTGGTCTCATTTCCAGTGGCGGGTTAGATGTAACCAACATATTGATCATTCTGGGTAAAGCCGTAGGCTTCTTGATTGCCATCTTCCTTTTCGAGAAGTACGCCATTCAATGGGTTATTAACAAATTCGCCATTATTGCACGTGAGCGTACCTTCCTCTTCTTCCCTATATCACTACTCTTCTTCCTGGCTTGGTCTGCAGATGCCATAGGCTTGGCCACCATTGTTGGTGCCTTTGCTGCGGGCATGGTCATTCAAGAAAAATACTTCAATAACATCAAACTGGATCATCAAAGCATAGAAGACCTTGTGAGCCCAATCGAAGAACTCTTTGCTCCCGTATTCTTTGTGATGATGGGCTTTCAAGTAGACATCATGTCCTTCATGAACACAGACGTCATTCTCCTCGGTTTAGCCATGACAGCCGTGGCCATAATCGGTAAAGTAGCCGCTGGATTCTTCACCGAAAAAGGACAAAACAAATGGCTCATTGGAGTTGGACTCGTACCTCGTGGAGAAGTGGGATTGATCTTCGCCTCCATCGGCAAAACCACCGGCGTCCTCGACGATCACCTCTTTGCCGTTATTATTATGGTTGTCATTCTCACCACATTACTCACACCACCTATGTTGATGGGAATCATCAAGAAAATGAAGGCTTAG